In Oryza sativa Japonica Group chromosome 8, ASM3414082v1, the sequence CGCCTCGTCtccgcgcccgcctccgcctcgtccgcgaccgcctccgcgaccggccgccgccgctcgtcgtcagctcccgccgcctcccgctcggCTCCGCTGCGGCGCTGCCTCTCCTTCGCTCGCGCCGACCTGCTCCTCCGTCCCCCATTCTAACGGTCCGTGAAACACtgtccatcccatcccacctcaatcccttctaccaaacaaaaaactataaCCATCCTATACCACAAACCAAACACACAACCGGAACCATCCCATCCTAAAAAAAGGGATAGGTCTAACCCATCCCACTTGgtccccaaaccaaacactaccATAGAGATTACTTTTCCAGATGTTTCATCCATATCAATGTGATCCTCAGTGCATTTTCGCCCTAATGTTATCTGAACTGCTCAAGTTAAACGGAAAGCAACCAAAAGAGTATACATGTTcacatttccttttttttcttaacccACTTGGCGTTGGCAATCCACCCAATTTAAGGTCAATTTTTAGGTACAAATATATGACAATAGTGTGCATGGGATCTCGCTTTTGGAAACACAAAGATCACACTTCTAGAAGTACAAACTCTACAAGCTAGGTTATCTTGTGATAACATGCAAAACAGAGTATGTACTTAAATGGTGCCTAGTGATATGATTTGATAACATGGTTTTTATACACAAACATAATTTGATTCGATGAATTGTATTAAATCGACCTTTTGACCTTTTTATTAGTGATATATACTGTTAATAACTACCAAAGCTCCAAAAGCAATAGCTGTATGTAACTAATTTGAAATATATTGACAAACTCAAAGTAATTTCAAGCTTGAACTTTACGTTGTTAACGTTTACAATTAATCTCCGTCCTTTAACCCAATTGGCAAATTGGTCAAACTGGGGTTGCCAAGTGTAAAGGTTTGTGATCATATTacgaaaagaattacaaaatggCACAACTTGATTAGTACTTTAACAAACCACTCTTGTACCAGATGCACTTCActcatcagaaattcagaatgtgAGACAAGGGGTCACTGTCCTGCAAGTCTTCAGTCTTGCACCTAACTTGACACAACACCCGTGCACAGATCCCCTTCTATCTTACGCATGGACTGAAGGGAAAGCATCAATGCCATGAATGATCAGGAAGctaagaaaatattttcttcaGGTTGAAAGCGTGAACAACTCTATCGTTTACGCATGGACGGAAGGAAAAGCATCAATGCCATGAATGATTTCTTCAGGTTGAAAGCGTGAACAACTCTATCGTTTACCCTTCAGCTTATAAGCCGCAGCGAAAAATGAATTATAAAACTttattttagagttgattttgggattttttttcatcttagtttattttccagtatttgcttttaaatcgctaagaatagtagaatacatatataaaatttttattcacaaattacttttttgGTTATTAATAAACCGTTACGGATTATAATAATCGGCATGAGTGAAATGGTGACTGTGGAAATCTGATCCAATCCCATGCCCAGATGACGCTGTCAGAAGCGCACGCGCGAAGAATTCAGGCCAACCAACGCATCTTACCTGTAACCTAACACCGAATCCTTTGAACCACAGCATGGAAGCAAGCAACCCCCTGAAAGTGATATCTGATTAGTGATCACCGTGCTTGatataaaaaaaccaaaagaaTTTAGACTGATGAGTTTGTTGATTGAAAATCTGTCGCATAAAGCTAGCAGATTCATCATTTTTCTCGCGGAATAATCAAGAAAGGGAAGAAAATTACACCAAGTTGATAATATCATAATGCTACCAGATTGCTGATTGACCCTGATTTATCATCATCAGGGAAGAGTCAAGTAATGAGGTAATCTAGTACTCAGAGTTCAAAAGAGTATGGCTTTCAGCTTAATTTTGACCACACGTGATAGGCATCATTGGACACATATTAATAAAGCACGCAGCCATCTTAttgacagcaaaaaaaaaaaaaatccttgtggtggaaccaaccCACCCGGTTCTCGTATTTAGGAcaaattattctttcagtagtAGGCAACGTACCCGTTGACAGCAAGGCGTCCGTGCCTCCGtgatgacttcatcaatctcGAGATATGTTGGTCTAGTCTTCCAAAGGTAATCATAGGGATagagtgtgcgtgtgtgtgatcataggggtgagtgtgcgcagTGCGcgtgttgtgagtgtctgcgtttgtactgtgtttctaaaaGAAATGCAAATATGTTTGCAAAAACTGTCCAACTTTAGACAATAAGGGATTGCTGAGTATGAACCGATATCATGATATATGCCTTCCACAGCAATGGGCCATGGTAGGCCAAGACGGCAAGTAACATCAGGAAATGTCAAAAAGAAGGTAGGCAGGTATGTACCTCTATGACTTTGCATGGCGCCACACCAGCAGTTTGTAACTCAAGGAATCTGAAATGCAAATGGTGAATGAGTTACGAATATCAAATTACGATTATCATTTTGTCAACAACTACCATTAGGAACAAATAACCAAATCTAGCAAAATCTGTTTTAACTAATATTGTAAATAAAATAGATTGGAAAATTTAGTACATGGAAATGATGCCTTCACTATGCCATTCATTATTGTCAAGATATGACAACCAAAATCTAACACTGTAATGTATTGTCAACAAGACTAACAGTTGATGACAATAGCAGATATGAAGTTTATgatttctaaaagaaataaGATGTCAGCCACAGTAATAATTTTGATTTGCTATTATCTAAATTTTTTATTTGCTACAGTAAACGAAAGGTAAAGGGGAAATAGTAAAATACTTACTGCAGAGTGTATGGTGAGATTTAAGACACTTCTTTTAAGCTTGTCAGCAGAAAGAATCAATCAGAGCTGAAGATAGACGTGGtaacatatttttatttattacgAAAAAGGACAAATATGGTCAGTTTTTAAGCAAATTGTTCAAACAGTAGGCAAAAATTGCAACATCACCATGCAAATCACAGAACGATGTCATAACATAAGCAATTTCCAACTTACAAAAGCTTGTGTTGTGTTCTTTCTCAGTAGGAAAACATATGTACAAGCATGGGAACTTAGTTCCAAGATATATATACTTGGCTCTACAACTAAAGAGGCAATCTTCTACACAAAAGAAGCCTACAATTGTGTCTGTGTCTCTTCCTGTTATTGTGTATTATGTACATTGACTGAAACCAAAACTGCAAATTCACCTACCAAAAGGGGCTACTTTTCTTTCCTGTAAGTTAAAATGATTAAACTAGTTTACTTACATTCCATTAACAATCAAAATCTGCAAGAACCAGAAGCATTTACACTGATTTTTCAGATGATTCCTCCATGTTTGTTGAATTGAGTGAGAAGTCATCGAGGAAATTGCTGCCCGAGTCAACCTGAAATTCTTTGAACATTGTCATGACCTGGATCATGGTAGGCCTGCGGTTAGGCTGGTCATCCAAGCAGCGGCAAGCAATCTTCAGATACTGATAGAGCTCCAATTCACTAGATGTCGTGGCCATCAATGTAGGATCATATATTTCACTGCATCTGTCCTCCACCATCTGCTTCACCCAGCCAACAAGATTACTGTCACCAAATTCAGTTGGGTCAATCGGTTTCTTCCCTGTGAGGAGCTCCAAGAGCACAACTCCATAGCTGTACACATCGCCCTTGGTTGTGCACCGGAAATCCTGGCAGTACTCAGGTGGCACATATCCAGGTGTTCCTGAAAGCATGCTCACAGTGAGATGTGAATCGAGCGCATTCATGAGTCTCGCCATCCCAAAGTCTGACACATAGGCATCAAAGTTTCCATCAAGCAACACATTGCTGGACTTCATGTCCCGGTGTATGATATGTGGAACACAGCTGTGGTGGAGGAATGCTAGCCCCCTGGCCGAGCCTATTGCGATCTTTTTCCTTGTTGCCCAATTGAGATCCATATTAGCCTCACCCTTGTCATGTAGGACGAAATCTAAGCTGCCATTCTTCATATACTCGTAAACAAGGAGCCGCTCATCACCAATCTTGCAGTAACCTAGCAATGGAACAAGGTTGCGATGCTTGATCTTGCCAATGGTCTCCATCTCTGCGGTGAACTCCCGGTCACCCTGGCCTGTGAAATGCATCAGCTTCTTGACAGCCACAATGTTACCATCCTTGAGTTTGGCCTTGTAAACCTCACCAAACCCTCCTGACCCAATGAGTGTCTCCGCACAAAAGCCATTGGTGGCCTGATGTAGGTCAGAGAAGGTGAGCTTCCTCAATGGATTCTCAAATATGGCCATATTGATGCTCAATGGCTCACCGATACCTGAAAGCTTCCAGCTTGATTTGCTGGATCCTGGGAGGCTCTCAGAGCAACCAGCTTGTatctcttttgttttgtttttgtggaACTTCCATAGCTTGTAATGAATAATCAGCAAGGAGAACAGTATGAGCACTGAGAGTGTCACTGCAAGGAACACGCTTTGTCGAGCAAAATTCCTATGCCCATAAGAAGTTTGGGGCAGACCACCTGCGCCTGAATTATGCACACAAGGATTCAAGGGAATACCACAGAGTCCAGAGTTGTTCTCATACCGGGATGCTGGAAATGTGATGAGCTGCCCTGATGTTGGGATTTCACCAGTGAGGTTGTTGTTGGAGACATCAAAATCTGCAAGGAAATGCAGACACCCAAACCCCGGAGGGATGACACCGGTGAGGTGGTTGTGTGAGAGATCAAGTGCACCAATCCCCTTGAGCCCAGTGAATGCATCTGGAATTGCACCGGTAAGTTCATTGTGACCCAAGTTAAGGACCTCAAGATATGTCATGTTCCCGAAGCTCGCTGGAATTGTACCGGTCAAGCTGTTATATGAAAGATCAAGGAAGATCATGCTCCCATTGTTTCTGAAAGTGTATACAGTTGTGCCAGTGTATATCCTTGTGGAGGAGCACAAGTGCACAGCCGGGAAATTGGCAAGGCGGTCTGGCCGAATGTCTAGGAATTCAAACAGAACACCAGCACCAGGGCAGATGTTGCCAGCCTCATTACGGAGGAAAGCAAACTGCTTGCCAGAGACAATTGCTCCGGTGATGAGCCCCGCCTGTGCTGCTAGCTGTGGCGGTATTGTGCCGGTTAACTCATTGCTGTTGAGGTCAAGCCAGATGAGGTTGCTGCAGCTGCCAAGCTCTGCTGGAACCTTGCCAGAGAGTGAATTCTTGTTAAGCTGCAAAATGGCAAGATTCTGGAGGTTGCCGAATCCTGAGGGAATACTCCCAGTCAGGTTGTTGCCGGCAAGTGATAACCAAATGAGATTCACACACCTGGTAATGGACTCAGGGATGTTTCCAGTGAAGCTGTTGTAGCTTATCACCAATGTCTCCAATGCCGTGCTATTGAAGCAGAACTTGTCTGGTATCTCACCGGAGAGATTGTTTGCCCATAAGACCAAATCAACAAGCTTCAGAAGAAACAATATTTCTGGTGGAATCTGACCAACCAGCAGGTTGAAGCTAAGGTCAATAGACTCAAGGTTGACACAATTGCTCAGTGATGATGGCACTGTTCCATTAATGTAATTGTTTGGCAGGAGAAGTTTCCGAAGTGACGGCAATGATGAGCACAGATCCGGCATGATTTCGCCATCAAACTCATTGGATCCAAGATCAATGACTTCAAGCAGAGGGCACCTGGAAGCAAGTGCAGGCAGTGGATTTGCCCCTGTAATATTGTTGAACGGCAGCCGCAACACACGAAGAGAAGAAATGTTGGTGATGACAGTTTCGACGAAGTCCCCAGAGAGCTGGTTGTTGCCAAGATCAAGCACCTGAAGAAACCTACATTGTCCAAAACTTGCAGGCAAGCTGCCAATCAGCTGGTTGCTTGACAAGTCTAGCTCAACCAGCGTTTTGCACAAGATGCTCAGCTTATCCGATATTTCTCCAGTGAATCGGTTGCCCGCTAGTGAGAGTCGCCTCAGTGCTTGCAATTCAACCAAGAACGTCGGTATTGGACCAGACAGAAGCTTGTTCCCAGACATGTCAAG encodes:
- the LOC9272003 gene encoding brassinosteroid LRR receptor kinase BRL3, coding for MAAVRVVAPAPSVLLLVAAAVVLLHLARAIAGAADEAAALLAFKDASVAADPGGALAGWANSTTPGSPCAWAGVSCAAGRVRALDLSGMSLSGRLRLDALLALSALRRLDLRGNAFHGDLSRHGSPRRAAPCALVEVDISSNTFNGTLPRAFLASCGGLQTLNLSRNSLTGGGYPFPPSLRRLDMSRNQLSDAGLLNYSLTGCHGIQYLNLSANQFTGSLPGLAPCTEVSVLDLSWNLMSGVLPPRFVAMAPANLTYLSIAGNNFSMDISDYEFGGCANLTLLDWSYNRLRSTGLPRSLVDCRRLEALDMSGNKLLSGPIPTFLVELQALRRLSLAGNRFTGEISDKLSILCKTLVELDLSSNQLIGSLPASFGQCRFLQVLDLGNNQLSGDFVETVITNISSLRVLRLPFNNITGANPLPALASRCPLLEVIDLGSNEFDGEIMPDLCSSLPSLRKLLLPNNYINGTVPSSLSNCVNLESIDLSFNLLVGQIPPEILFLLKLVDLVLWANNLSGEIPDKFCFNSTALETLVISYNSFTGNIPESITRCVNLIWLSLAGNNLTGSIPSGFGNLQNLAILQLNKNSLSGKVPAELGSCSNLIWLDLNSNELTGTIPPQLAAQAGLITGAIVSGKQFAFLRNEAGNICPGAGVLFEFLDIRPDRLANFPAVHLCSSTRIYTGTTVYTFRNNGSMIFLDLSYNSLTGTIPASFGNMTYLEVLNLGHNELTGAIPDAFTGLKGIGALDLSHNHLTGVIPPGFGCLHFLADFDVSNNNLTGEIPTSGQLITFPASRYENNSGLCGIPLNPCVHNSGAGGLPQTSYGHRNFARQSVFLAVTLSVLILFSLLIIHYKLWKFHKNKTKEIQAGCSESLPGSSKSSWKLSGIGEPLSINMAIFENPLRKLTFSDLHQATNGFCAETLIGSGGFGEVYKAKLKDGNIVAVKKLMHFTGQGDREFTAEMETIGKIKHRNLVPLLGYCKIGDERLLVYEYMKNGSLDFVLHDKGEANMDLNWATRKKIAIGSARGLAFLHHSCVPHIIHRDMKSSNVLLDGNFDAYVSDFGMARLMNALDSHLTVSMLSGTPGYVPPEYCQDFRCTTKGDVYSYGVVLLELLTGKKPIDPTEFGDSNLVGWVKQMVEDRCSEIYDPTLMATTSSELELYQYLKIACRCLDDQPNRRPTMIQVMTMFKEFQVDSGSNFLDDFSLNSTNMEESSEKSV